One stretch of Streptomyces sp. 135 DNA includes these proteins:
- a CDS encoding PaaI family thioesterase, with translation MTETPSEPIDLAMAQKVLDAQPFSRLVRARITRFGEGAATLEIGAREELRQQNGFLHGGVLAYAADNSITFAAGTTLGPAVLTSGFSIQYVRPATGAKLVAHAVVVHTGRRQAVVRCELFSESEEGGEDARTLCAIAQGTVLSTA, from the coding sequence ATGACTGAGACACCGTCCGAGCCCATCGACCTCGCCATGGCCCAGAAAGTCCTGGACGCCCAGCCGTTCAGCCGGCTCGTGCGGGCGCGCATCACGCGGTTCGGCGAGGGCGCCGCCACCCTGGAGATCGGCGCCCGCGAGGAGTTGCGGCAGCAGAACGGCTTCCTGCACGGCGGCGTCCTCGCCTACGCCGCCGACAACAGCATCACGTTCGCCGCGGGCACCACCCTCGGCCCGGCCGTGCTGACCTCCGGGTTCTCCATCCAGTACGTCCGCCCGGCGACCGGGGCCAAGCTCGTCGCCCACGCCGTCGTCGTACACACGGGCCGACGCCAGGCGGTGGTCCGGTGCGAGCTGTTCAGCGAGAGCGAAGAGGGCGGCGAGGACGCGCGGACCCTGTGTGCCATCGCCCAGGGGACCGTGCTCTCCACGGCTTGA
- a CDS encoding DUF6531 domain-containing protein, with protein sequence MDKDPTPGDPHRVRKLAKDLHDFSDDVGKVLRDIKGMAGEDAILRWAGKTADAFTEQFEDAPAKLKKLKKSYGMAGDALSAYWPELERAQTLADKALVKGREAQADLASAKSRLTSADSWVDKAGKEADKYKDDGGGSKNKDIPKPDESKVRAATRNAASAEKAQKSAQGDVDAAKSALEAAKKMAEDARKMREEAAGTAKRKIEEASDAGIPNRKWWEEIGDWVSDNWDTIVEVCKVVVAVVGIIAMIVGGPILAAIVIVAGAIVLADTLNKYRKGQAGLMDVAFAALDCVPGAKGLTTAAKLAKGMKGLKGMSKGLKNGLRRGGDDLATSKPAKGRCKNGDPVDMVSGEMIMEKTDVELPGLLPLVLRRTHLSTYEYGRCFGPSWASTLDERLELDHEGALFATEDGMILIYPVPAPGASVLPVAGPRRPLDWDGAPGAPIRITDPDTGHTRHFAPTGRAAAADEAFTLPLAAVTDRNGHRIDIDRAADGTPVAVRHSGGYHIDIDTEGGRVTGLKLRDPEAGPAGTSLLTYRYDADGNLSEVRDSSGLPYRLTYDERGRVTSWTDRNDHWYRFTYDEEDRCVRGEGAGGCLDCTIGYDPDLRTTRYTDSLGHTTRYEYNERLQLVSVTDPLGNTTRTSWNSRDQLLSRTDPLGHTTRYSYDDAGNMVRVEQPDGNVTTAVFNELNQPVVITDQDGLVWSHAYDGRGNRLKTVDPAGAETHFGYDGAGRPVSVTDPLGRVQHAVCDPAGLTLEITDPLGQRTRVSRDAFGRIVAVTDPSGAVTRLTWTVEGLLARRESANGAVESWEYDGEGNVLRHVDPAGHTTCHTYTHFALPTSRRDPDGTVHTFTYDTELQLTAVVNPQRLHWSYTFDAAGRLVAETDFNGRGLTYTHDAAGRLTSRTNGAGETVRYERDVFGQVSLARSADDTTSYTYDAYGRLVRAANRDAEVELAYDAQGQVVRESINGRVTSFVYDAAGRRTTRSTPSGTVSSWQYDAADRPLSLVMAGTRMEFRHDAAGHEIRRSFGDGVALAQGWDAVGQLADQTISARTDAGGRVLCHRSYAYRPDGHLTEIRGPAAHSRRFSLDAAGRVTGADGAGRTERYAYDSAGNLSQAHVTGSSGHPEGWTATGTLVHRTGNGHHEYDAQGRLVRRSRRLLNGQRRVWTYSWDAEDRLTRVTTPDGETWHYRYDPLGRRIAKQLQAADGTLARQTTFTWDGSLLVEQVTDGVVTTWDYEPESHRPLAQTERAQADYDVRFHAIVTDLVGTPTELVSTGGDIAWQTHTTVWGAAVPHPEAGAYAATADCPLRFPGQYHDPESGLHYNYARHYDPETARYASADPLGLEPAPNHHAYVPNPLTWQDPLGLARRGPKDPINLSEGYRGRMDTFDIGHATDFEMHVYDKNGREVGLYGSNGWFDKHRLDSDVQVPRSVENRLKGEAVKFMRRTGRIGPRGTEDISGDKWKRPRLKGSCG encoded by the coding sequence TTGGACAAGGATCCGACGCCGGGTGATCCGCATCGGGTGCGCAAGCTCGCCAAGGATCTGCATGACTTCTCCGATGACGTCGGCAAGGTGCTGCGGGACATCAAGGGGATGGCGGGCGAGGACGCGATCCTGCGGTGGGCGGGCAAGACCGCGGACGCCTTCACGGAGCAGTTCGAGGACGCGCCGGCCAAGCTGAAGAAGCTCAAGAAGTCCTACGGGATGGCGGGCGACGCCCTGTCCGCGTACTGGCCGGAACTGGAGCGCGCCCAGACCCTCGCCGACAAGGCTCTGGTGAAGGGCCGTGAGGCCCAGGCCGACCTCGCCTCCGCCAAGTCCCGCCTCACCTCAGCCGACTCGTGGGTGGACAAGGCGGGCAAGGAGGCCGACAAGTACAAGGACGACGGCGGCGGCTCCAAGAACAAGGACATCCCCAAGCCGGACGAGTCCAAGGTGCGGGCCGCCACCCGCAACGCCGCCTCCGCCGAGAAGGCCCAGAAGTCCGCCCAGGGTGACGTGGACGCCGCCAAGAGCGCACTCGAGGCGGCGAAGAAGATGGCCGAGGACGCCCGCAAGATGCGGGAAGAGGCCGCCGGGACGGCGAAGCGGAAGATCGAGGAGGCCTCGGACGCGGGGATCCCGAACCGCAAGTGGTGGGAGGAGATCGGCGACTGGGTCTCCGACAACTGGGACACCATCGTCGAGGTCTGCAAGGTCGTCGTCGCCGTCGTCGGCATCATCGCGATGATCGTGGGCGGTCCGATCCTGGCCGCCATCGTCATCGTCGCCGGAGCCATCGTCCTGGCCGACACCCTCAACAAATACCGGAAAGGCCAAGCAGGCCTGATGGACGTCGCCTTCGCGGCCCTCGACTGCGTTCCCGGTGCCAAGGGGCTGACCACCGCCGCCAAACTGGCCAAGGGGATGAAGGGCCTCAAGGGCATGAGCAAGGGCCTGAAGAACGGCCTGCGGCGCGGCGGGGACGACCTGGCCACCAGCAAGCCCGCCAAGGGCCGCTGCAAGAACGGCGACCCCGTCGACATGGTCTCCGGCGAAATGATCATGGAGAAGACGGACGTGGAACTGCCGGGCCTGCTGCCGCTGGTCCTGCGCCGCACCCATCTCTCGACCTACGAGTACGGCCGCTGCTTCGGCCCCTCCTGGGCCTCCACGCTCGACGAACGCCTCGAACTCGATCACGAGGGCGCCCTGTTCGCCACCGAGGACGGCATGATCCTCATCTACCCGGTGCCCGCACCCGGTGCCTCCGTCCTGCCGGTGGCGGGTCCGCGCCGGCCCCTCGACTGGGACGGCGCGCCCGGGGCGCCCATCCGCATCACCGACCCCGACACCGGCCACACCCGCCACTTCGCGCCGACCGGTCGCGCCGCGGCCGCCGACGAGGCGTTCACCTTGCCGCTCGCGGCGGTCACCGACCGCAACGGCCACCGCATCGACATCGACCGCGCCGCCGACGGCACCCCGGTCGCCGTACGCCACTCGGGCGGCTACCACATCGACATCGACACCGAGGGCGGCCGGGTGACCGGGCTGAAACTGCGCGACCCCGAGGCCGGCCCCGCCGGCACGAGCCTGCTGACCTACCGCTACGACGCCGACGGCAACCTGAGCGAGGTCCGCGACTCCTCCGGGCTGCCGTACCGGCTCACCTACGACGAGCGCGGCCGCGTCACCTCCTGGACCGACCGCAACGACCACTGGTACCGCTTCACCTACGACGAGGAGGACCGCTGCGTCCGCGGCGAGGGCGCCGGAGGCTGCCTCGACTGCACCATCGGCTACGACCCCGACCTCCGTACCACCCGCTACACCGACTCGCTCGGCCACACCACCCGCTACGAGTACAACGAGCGGCTGCAACTCGTCTCGGTGACCGACCCGTTGGGAAACACCACGCGCACCTCGTGGAACAGCCGGGACCAACTCCTTTCGCGGACCGACCCGCTCGGCCACACCACCCGGTACAGCTACGACGACGCGGGCAACATGGTCAGGGTCGAGCAGCCCGACGGCAACGTCACCACCGCCGTCTTCAACGAACTGAACCAGCCGGTGGTCATCACCGACCAGGACGGCCTGGTCTGGTCCCACGCCTACGACGGCCGCGGCAACCGGCTGAAGACGGTCGACCCGGCGGGCGCCGAGACCCACTTCGGCTACGACGGAGCGGGACGCCCCGTCTCCGTGACCGACCCGCTCGGCAGGGTCCAGCACGCCGTGTGCGACCCGGCCGGACTGACACTGGAGATCACCGACCCGCTCGGACAGCGGACCCGGGTCAGCCGGGACGCCTTCGGACGCATCGTCGCCGTCACCGATCCGTCGGGCGCGGTCACCCGCCTCACCTGGACGGTCGAGGGCCTGCTCGCGCGGCGCGAATCGGCGAACGGCGCGGTCGAGAGCTGGGAGTACGACGGCGAGGGCAACGTCCTGCGGCACGTCGACCCCGCCGGGCACACCACGTGTCACACGTACACGCACTTCGCCCTGCCGACGAGCCGACGGGACCCGGACGGCACGGTCCACACCTTCACGTACGACACCGAGCTCCAGCTGACCGCCGTGGTCAACCCGCAGCGGCTGCACTGGAGTTACACGTTCGACGCCGCGGGACGGCTGGTCGCCGAGACCGATTTCAACGGGCGGGGCCTCACCTACACCCACGATGCCGCGGGCCGGCTCACCTCCCGTACCAACGGGGCGGGCGAGACCGTCCGCTACGAGCGGGATGTCTTCGGCCAGGTTTCGCTGGCGCGCTCCGCCGACGACACCACCTCGTACACCTACGACGCCTACGGCCGTCTCGTCCGCGCCGCCAACAGGGACGCGGAGGTCGAGCTCGCCTACGACGCGCAGGGCCAGGTCGTGCGGGAGAGCATCAACGGACGGGTGACCTCGTTCGTCTACGACGCCGCAGGCCGCCGGACGACCCGCAGTACCCCGTCCGGAACGGTGTCCAGTTGGCAGTACGACGCGGCCGACCGGCCGCTGTCACTGGTCATGGCCGGTACGCGCATGGAGTTCCGGCACGATGCCGCCGGTCACGAGATACGCAGGAGCTTCGGCGACGGCGTCGCCCTCGCTCAGGGCTGGGACGCCGTCGGCCAGCTGGCCGACCAGACGATCAGCGCACGTACCGATGCCGGCGGCCGTGTCCTGTGCCACCGCTCGTACGCCTACCGGCCCGACGGGCACCTCACGGAGATCCGCGGGCCGGCCGCGCACAGTCGGCGCTTCAGCCTCGACGCCGCCGGGCGGGTCACAGGTGCCGACGGTGCCGGCCGGACCGAGCGCTACGCCTATGACAGCGCGGGCAACCTCAGCCAGGCCCACGTGACCGGCTCGTCCGGCCATCCCGAAGGGTGGACGGCGACCGGCACCCTCGTGCACCGGACGGGGAACGGCCACCACGAGTACGACGCCCAGGGGCGTCTCGTCCGTCGCAGCCGCCGCCTGCTGAACGGGCAGCGGCGGGTGTGGACGTACTCCTGGGACGCCGAGGACCGGCTCACCCGGGTGACCACACCGGACGGCGAGACCTGGCACTACCGGTACGACCCCCTGGGCCGCCGTATCGCCAAACAGCTGCAGGCCGCCGACGGCACGCTCGCGCGGCAGACCACCTTCACCTGGGACGGCAGTCTGCTCGTGGAACAGGTCACGGACGGCGTGGTGACGACGTGGGACTACGAGCCGGAATCCCACCGCCCCCTGGCCCAGACCGAGCGCGCTCAGGCCGACTACGACGTGCGTTTCCACGCCATCGTCACCGACCTGGTGGGAACTCCCACCGAACTCGTCTCCACCGGCGGTGACATCGCGTGGCAGACGCACACCACCGTATGGGGCGCGGCCGTTCCGCACCCGGAAGCCGGCGCGTACGCCGCCACTGCCGACTGCCCCCTGCGCTTTCCCGGCCAGTATCACGACCCGGAATCCGGACTGCACTACAACTACGCACGCCACTACGACCCCGAGACGGCCCGGTACGCCTCCGCCGACCCCCTCGGCCTGGAGCCGGCTCCCAACCACCACGCCTATGTGCCGAACCCGCTGACCTGGCAGGACCCTCTCGGCCTCGCCCGCCGGGGCCCCAAGGACCCGATCAACCTCAGCGAGGGCTACCGGGGCCGGATGGACACCTTCGACATCGGGCATGCCACGGACTTCGAAATGCATGTCTACGACAAGAACGGCCGGGAGGTCGGCCTGTACGGAAGCAACGGCTGGTTCGACAAACACCGCCTGGATTCCGATGTACAGGTCCCGCGCAGCGTGGAAAACCGCCTCAAGGGCGAGGCAGTAAAGTTCATGCGCAGAACCGGTCGCATCGGCCCTCGCGGAACCGAGGACATCTCCGGCGACAAATGGAAGCGGCCCCGCCTGAAAGGATCGTGCGGATGA
- a CDS encoding DMT family transporter, whose protein sequence is MSTLAAPATLAPRSAWRTDLPVLLVAVVWGASYLTAKGITTTHTVVAVLVLRFAVVLPPLVVTGWRSLRALTGAQWRGGGILGLILGGIFLLETYGVVHTSATNAGLIISLTMIFTPLAEAAVRRTRPPRAFLAAAGLSVLGVVLLTQGGGFTRPSAGDLLILLAALARTVHVLAMSRVKAVRDADSLSLTTVQLGAAVAVFAVLAAMGTGRSPWSVAVGFGAREWAGLLFLSVFCTLFAFYVQMWAVRRTSPSRVSLLLGTEPLWAAAAGIALGGERLGAAGVLGGALVLVGTSWGRAALR, encoded by the coding sequence GTGTCGACGCTCGCCGCCCCCGCCACGCTCGCCCCGCGCAGCGCCTGGCGCACCGATCTGCCCGTACTGCTCGTCGCCGTGGTGTGGGGCGCCAGCTACCTCACCGCCAAGGGCATCACGACGACGCACACCGTCGTCGCCGTCCTCGTCCTGCGGTTCGCCGTGGTGCTGCCCCCGCTCGTGGTGACGGGGTGGCGGTCGCTGCGCGCGCTGACCGGCGCCCAGTGGCGCGGGGGCGGGATCCTCGGGCTGATCCTCGGCGGCATCTTCCTCTTGGAGACGTACGGGGTCGTCCACACCTCGGCGACCAACGCGGGCCTCATCATCAGTCTCACCATGATCTTCACGCCGCTCGCGGAGGCCGCCGTGCGGCGTACCCGGCCGCCGCGCGCGTTCCTCGCGGCGGCCGGGCTCTCCGTGCTCGGCGTGGTCCTGCTGACCCAGGGCGGCGGCTTCACCCGGCCCTCGGCCGGTGACCTGCTGATCCTCCTCGCGGCCCTCGCCCGCACGGTCCACGTCCTGGCCATGTCCCGCGTCAAGGCCGTGCGCGACGCCGACTCGCTCTCGCTCACCACGGTCCAACTCGGCGCCGCCGTCGCGGTGTTCGCCGTGCTCGCCGCCATGGGTACGGGGCGGTCGCCGTGGTCCGTCGCCGTGGGCTTCGGCGCGCGGGAGTGGGCGGGGCTGCTCTTCCTCTCCGTCTTCTGCACGCTCTTCGCCTTCTACGTGCAGATGTGGGCGGTACGCAGGACCTCGCCCTCCCGGGTCAGCCTGCTGCTCGGCACGGAACCGCTGTGGGCCGCGGCGGCCGGCATCGCCCTCGGCGGTGAACGGCTGGGCGCGGCCGGGGTATTGGGCGGGGCGCTGGTCCTCGTCGGGACCAGCTGGGGGCGCGCGGCCCTGCGGTGA
- a CDS encoding histidine kinase: MSGTDPTRHPGRPWALPSTIAREFDPGGAGRRGRRTVRDWFADFSCFAAAVLLGMAGADAISANPHVSEDLADLDQVVGALACAAVWLRRRWPLGLAVAMVPVALVSDTGGGAAAVALFTLAVHRPFRYVAWVGAASIAMIPFAYWMRPDPEMPYGVSLAFGVLISLTVIGWGMFVRSRRELLLSLHDRALRAENEASLRAEQAQRLAREAIAREMHDVLAHRLTLLSVHAGALEFRPDAPRPEIVRAAGVIRESAHEALQDLRQVIGVLRGGDTDGPGRPQPTLAALDALVAECRAAGMKVVLDSRVTDPDAVPAALGRTAYRIAQEALTNARKHAPGAEVTVTVTGAPGEGLTMTVRNPAPPGDVPKVPGSGQGLIGLAERASLAGGRLGHHALPGGGFHLEAWLPWAP, encoded by the coding sequence ATGAGCGGTACTGACCCCACGCGGCACCCCGGGAGGCCCTGGGCGCTGCCCTCCACCATCGCCCGCGAGTTCGACCCCGGCGGGGCGGGGCGCCGGGGGCGGCGGACCGTACGCGACTGGTTCGCCGACTTCTCCTGCTTCGCCGCGGCCGTCCTCCTCGGGATGGCCGGCGCCGACGCCATCAGCGCCAACCCACACGTCTCCGAGGACCTCGCCGACCTCGACCAGGTCGTCGGGGCGCTGGCCTGCGCCGCGGTCTGGCTGCGCAGACGGTGGCCGCTCGGTCTCGCCGTCGCCATGGTGCCGGTCGCCCTGGTCTCCGACACGGGAGGCGGCGCGGCGGCCGTCGCCCTGTTCACCCTCGCCGTGCACCGGCCCTTCCGCTACGTCGCCTGGGTCGGCGCCGCCTCGATCGCGATGATCCCCTTCGCGTACTGGATGCGCCCGGACCCCGAGATGCCGTACGGGGTGTCGCTCGCCTTCGGGGTGCTGATCTCCCTGACGGTCATCGGCTGGGGCATGTTCGTACGCTCCCGCCGCGAGCTGCTGCTCAGCCTGCACGACCGGGCTCTGCGCGCCGAGAACGAGGCATCCCTCCGCGCCGAACAGGCCCAGCGGCTCGCCCGCGAGGCCATCGCCCGCGAGATGCACGACGTCCTCGCGCACCGCCTCACCCTGCTCAGCGTCCACGCGGGCGCCCTGGAGTTCCGCCCCGACGCGCCCCGCCCGGAGATCGTCCGCGCGGCGGGCGTCATCCGGGAGAGCGCCCACGAGGCCCTCCAGGACCTGCGCCAGGTGATCGGCGTCCTGCGCGGCGGCGACACCGACGGCCCGGGCCGCCCGCAGCCCACGCTCGCCGCCCTCGACGCGCTGGTCGCCGAGTGCCGCGCGGCGGGCATGAAGGTCGTCCTCGACAGCCGCGTCACGGACCCCGACGCCGTGCCCGCCGCCCTCGGCCGCACCGCGTACCGCATCGCGCAGGAAGCCCTGACCAACGCCCGCAAGCACGCCCCCGGCGCCGAGGTCACCGTCACCGTCACGGGCGCGCCCGGCGAAGGCCTGACGATGACCGTGCGCAATCCCGCGCCGCCCGGCGACGTACCGAAGGTCCCCGGCTCCGGGCAGGGCCTCATCGGCCTCGCCGAACGCGCCTCGCTCGCGGGCGGCAGGCTCGGTCACCACGCCCTGCCCGGCGGCGGATTCCACCTGGAGGCCTGGCTACCGTGGGCGCCATGA
- a CDS encoding response regulator transcription factor, which yields MKPIRLLLVDDDPLVRAGLSFMLGGADDIEIVGEAGDGTEVAPLVGEVRPDVVLMDIRMPTMDGLAATEALRKRPGAPEVIVLTTFHADEQVLRALRVGAAGFVLKDTAPAQIVAAVRAVAAGEPVLSPTVTRQLISQVRSDDPQLDRRRRALARLDLLGEREREVAVAVGRGGSNADIAAQLFLSVATVKAHVSRILTKLDLNNRVQIALLAHDAGLLDGEG from the coding sequence ATGAAACCGATCAGGCTGCTCCTCGTCGACGACGACCCGCTGGTGCGCGCCGGGCTCTCCTTCATGCTCGGCGGCGCGGACGACATCGAGATCGTCGGCGAGGCGGGCGACGGCACCGAGGTCGCCCCGCTGGTCGGTGAAGTCCGGCCCGACGTCGTCCTGATGGACATCCGCATGCCGACGATGGACGGGCTCGCCGCCACGGAGGCGCTGCGCAAGCGCCCCGGCGCCCCCGAGGTCATCGTCCTGACCACCTTCCACGCCGACGAACAGGTGCTGCGGGCCCTGCGGGTGGGCGCGGCCGGTTTCGTCCTGAAGGACACGGCGCCCGCGCAGATCGTCGCGGCGGTCCGCGCGGTCGCCGCGGGCGAGCCGGTCCTCTCCCCGACGGTCACCCGGCAGCTGATCTCGCAGGTGAGGAGCGACGACCCCCAACTGGACCGCAGGCGCCGGGCGTTGGCGCGGCTAGACCTGCTCGGCGAGCGCGAGCGCGAGGTCGCCGTGGCGGTGGGCCGGGGCGGCTCGAACGCGGACATCGCGGCCCAGCTGTTCCTGAGTGTCGCGACGGTCAAGGCCCATGTCTCCCGCATCCTCACGAAGCTGGACCTCAACAACCGGGTGCAGATCGCCCTGTTGGCGCATGACGCGGGGTTGCTGGACGGGGAGGGCTGA
- a CDS encoding dihydrofolate reductase family protein, protein MKITFTQFLTLDGVFQAPGGPEEDRGGGFEHGGWSVPYGDEDFGAFIDQVFEQADAFLLGRGTYEIFAGYWPAVHDPDNLVATKLNDLPKYVASTTLTGADWQGTRIIGRDDLVKDVTALKEQPGRELQMHGSGRLAQSLMGHDLIDTLHLLTFPVVLGTGKRLFAEGVLPTAFRLAQSRTTSTGVVISTYERAGRPEYGSY, encoded by the coding sequence ATGAAGATCACATTCACCCAGTTCCTCACCCTCGACGGGGTCTTCCAGGCCCCGGGCGGCCCGGAGGAGGACCGCGGCGGCGGCTTCGAACACGGCGGCTGGTCCGTGCCCTACGGCGACGAGGACTTCGGCGCCTTCATCGACCAGGTCTTCGAACAGGCCGACGCGTTCCTGCTCGGGCGCGGGACGTACGAGATCTTCGCCGGGTACTGGCCCGCGGTGCACGACCCCGACAACCTCGTGGCCACCAAACTCAACGACCTGCCGAAGTACGTCGCGAGCACCACCCTGACCGGCGCCGACTGGCAGGGCACCCGGATCATCGGCCGCGACGACCTGGTCAAGGACGTCACCGCGCTCAAGGAACAGCCGGGGCGCGAGCTCCAGATGCACGGCAGCGGTCGGCTCGCGCAGTCCCTGATGGGGCACGACCTGATCGACACCCTGCACCTGCTGACGTTCCCGGTCGTCCTCGGCACCGGCAAGCGGCTCTTCGCGGAGGGCGTCCTGCCCACCGCCTTCCGGCTCGCCCAGTCGCGTACGACCTCCACGGGCGTCGTCATCAGCACGTACGAGCGCGCCGGGCGACCGGAGTACGGCAGCTACTGA
- a CDS encoding ribonuclease, whose product MRIPPRMLGVTALAAALLFGGPVAASASAAPATPVASASSYSVTAVGDICYSALPSQAHDTLDLIEAGGPYPYPQDGTVFQNREGELPRQSSGYYHEYTVVTPGSDDRGARRIVTGEKSQEDYYTADHYASFDLVDYGC is encoded by the coding sequence ATGCGAATCCCCCCACGAATGCTCGGTGTCACCGCCCTCGCCGCCGCCCTCCTCTTCGGCGGCCCCGTCGCCGCGTCCGCGAGCGCGGCCCCCGCCACCCCCGTCGCCTCCGCGTCGTCGTACTCCGTGACCGCGGTCGGCGACATCTGCTACTCCGCGCTGCCCTCCCAGGCGCACGACACCCTCGACCTGATCGAGGCGGGCGGCCCCTACCCGTACCCGCAGGACGGCACCGTCTTCCAGAACCGCGAGGGTGAACTGCCGCGGCAGAGCTCCGGCTACTACCACGAGTACACGGTCGTCACGCCGGGCTCCGACGACCGCGGCGCCCGCCGCATCGTCACCGGCGAGAAGAGCCAGGAGGACTACTACACCGCCGACCACTACGCCTCGTTCGACCTGGTGGACTACGGCTGCTGA
- a CDS encoding 3-oxoacyl-ACP reductase family protein: protein MSSLTGRTALVTGGSRGMGAAIALRLAQKGADVAITYVHSEAAAQEVVAKIEATGRRGFAVRADAADAGDAAGAVERAADDLGHLDILVNNAGIGVLGPLADLSLADVDRVLAVNVRGVLLASQAAAGRLSDGGRIITIGSCMAQRVPGPGGTLYATSKAALIGLNKALARELGGRRITANLVQPGPIDTDMNPADGPYAEGQSAMTAVGRFGSPDEVASLVAYLAGDDAAYITGTELSVDGGHAA, encoded by the coding sequence ATGTCTTCTCTCACCGGCAGGACGGCCCTGGTCACCGGCGGCAGCCGCGGCATGGGCGCGGCGATCGCGCTGCGTCTGGCGCAGAAGGGCGCGGACGTGGCGATCACCTACGTCCACAGTGAGGCGGCGGCCCAGGAGGTCGTCGCGAAGATCGAGGCCACGGGGCGGCGCGGTTTCGCCGTGCGGGCGGACGCGGCGGACGCCGGGGACGCCGCGGGCGCCGTGGAACGCGCCGCCGACGACCTCGGCCACCTGGACATCCTCGTCAACAACGCGGGCATCGGAGTCCTCGGCCCCCTCGCCGACCTGTCGCTCGCCGATGTCGACCGGGTCCTGGCGGTCAACGTACGCGGCGTCCTCCTGGCCTCCCAGGCCGCTGCCGGACGGCTCAGCGACGGCGGCCGGATCATCACCATCGGCAGCTGCATGGCCCAGCGGGTCCCGGGCCCCGGCGGCACGCTGTACGCGACGAGCAAGGCCGCGCTCATCGGCCTCAACAAGGCTCTGGCACGGGAGCTGGGCGGGCGCCGGATCACGGCGAACCTGGTCCAGCCGGGCCCGATCGACACCGACATGAACCCGGCGGACGGCCCCTACGCGGAGGGGCAGAGCGCCATGACCGCGGTCGGCCGGTTCGGTTCGCCCGACGAGGTGGCGTCCCTCGTGGCCTACCTGGCCGGGGACGACGCCGCGTACATCACGGGCACCGAGCTGTCGGTGGACGGCGGTCACGCCGCCTGA
- the alc gene encoding allantoicase produces the protein MTAIPHFTGDASPYGGGEPYADYRTADFPFTQYANLADRQLGAGVIAANDEFFAMRENLLLPHPAVFDPEHFGHKGKVMDGWETRRRRGVSAEHPWPTEADHDWALVRLGAPGVIRGIVVDTAHFRGNYPQAVSVEGTSVEGSPTPEELSGDDVKWTTLVPRTPVGGHAANGFAVDVEQRFTHLRVNQHPDGGIARLRVYGEVAADPKWLAALGTFDVVALENGGQVEDASDRFYSPATNTIQPGRSRKMDDGWETRRRRDTGNDWIRYRLVQQSEIRAVEIDTAYLKGNSAGWASLSVRDGENGEWVEALPRTRLQPDTNHRFVLDTPVVGTHVRVDIFPDGGISRLRLFGSLTEDGAAKLAARHQELGG, from the coding sequence GTGACGGCGATTCCGCACTTCACCGGCGACGCGAGCCCCTACGGCGGCGGCGAGCCCTACGCCGACTACCGCACGGCCGACTTCCCCTTCACCCAGTACGCCAACCTCGCCGACCGGCAGCTCGGCGCCGGGGTGATCGCCGCCAACGACGAGTTCTTCGCGATGCGCGAGAACCTGCTGCTCCCGCACCCCGCCGTCTTCGACCCCGAGCACTTCGGGCACAAGGGCAAGGTCATGGACGGCTGGGAGACCCGCCGCCGGCGCGGTGTCTCCGCAGAGCACCCGTGGCCCACCGAGGCCGACCACGACTGGGCCCTCGTGCGGCTCGGCGCCCCCGGCGTCATCCGCGGCATAGTCGTCGACACCGCCCACTTCCGCGGCAACTACCCGCAGGCCGTGTCCGTGGAGGGCACCAGCGTCGAGGGCTCCCCGACGCCCGAGGAGCTGAGCGGCGACGACGTGAAGTGGACGACCCTCGTCCCGCGCACGCCCGTCGGCGGACACGCGGCCAACGGCTTCGCCGTCGACGTCGAGCAGCGCTTCACGCACCTGCGCGTCAACCAGCACCCGGACGGCGGCATCGCCCGCCTCCGTGTGTACGGAGAGGTCGCCGCCGACCCGAAGTGGCTCGCCGCGCTCGGCACCTTCGACGTCGTCGCCCTGGAGAACGGCGGCCAGGTCGAGGACGCCTCCGACCGCTTCTACTCCCCGGCCACCAACACCATCCAGCCGGGCCGCTCCCGCAAGATGGACGACGGCTGGGAGACCCGCCGCCGCCGCGACACCGGCAACGACTGGATCCGCTACCGGCTCGTCCAGCAGTCCGAGATCCGCGCCGTCGAGATCGACACCGCCTACCTCAAGGGCAACTCCGCCGGCTGGGCCTCGCTCTCGGTGCGCGACGGCGAGAACGGCGAGTGGGTCGAGGCGCTGCCCCGCACCCGGCTCCAGCCCGACACCAACCACCGCTTCGTCCTGGACACCCCGGTCGTCGGCACGCACGTACGCGTCGACATCTTCCCGGACGGCGGCATCTCCCGGCTGCGCCTGTTCGGTTCGCTGACCGAGGACGGCGCCGCCAAGCTGGCGGCCCGCCACCAGGAGCTGGGCGGCTGA